In the Paenibacillus sp. FSL H7-0357 genome, one interval contains:
- a CDS encoding AraC family transcriptional regulator encodes MDINDLMVSWNHANCKVIDIRRTTISAGESIRSYSVPSNLFLMSVRGKATAYLGEQFHRLQRFTVLHAGKGDVLNIVAGSEGMDYYSVYYKVSMNPPVPAELAALLDPARSFDHSYSITPGSPVALHRILSEMFKEWEKQKPLVHLRVRTLLYQFVHDLLHQIQVHGVSPAKRDLAAQVAAIIHEHYAESITLESLAESVNYSIPHLSSYFKIRTGLSPIDYLIKVRMDKAAALLLETDATLKEIAEGIGYQDPSYLGRLFKKYKGVSPIRYREVHAGKKILEDCPAITMESSIVPPEPFNYTNIIDNDYQYHGIREGDSFMFKHSRPTLASVLLLSFILMLSACGTNDAVEQPQTKIVTTVNGDVEVPLHPKRIVAGEYLGSLIALGITPIGTSDHHIKNPYFQEYLKDVDNIGDGNGNVEKILSLEPDLIIMDDFYPELNEQMSKIAPIVVIPYASLKTVHEEVAYFGELLGQEEKAKAWLADYDTRTASAKEDVLKVIPADSTFSVIEMSEKSLMAVGTGFGKGGQPVYNGFGFKPPAAVTAEMADPGWASFSAEVLPKYAGDYIILTSDSETLDELKADPIWGALPAVKNDHVFLWTSDRSGYWDPIAILSQTEELAAWLTSL; translated from the coding sequence ATGGACATCAATGATCTTATGGTTTCTTGGAATCACGCGAATTGCAAAGTCATAGATATTCGCCGCACCACGATTAGCGCTGGCGAATCCATTCGTTCCTATTCTGTACCCTCAAACCTGTTTCTCATGTCGGTTCGCGGCAAGGCTACAGCTTATCTGGGAGAGCAATTTCATCGCCTGCAGCGGTTCACAGTGCTTCATGCAGGTAAAGGTGATGTACTCAACATAGTCGCGGGCAGCGAAGGCATGGATTATTATAGCGTTTATTATAAAGTGAGTATGAACCCTCCGGTACCCGCAGAGCTTGCCGCATTATTGGATCCGGCTCGTTCCTTTGATCATTCGTACAGTATAACGCCGGGCAGCCCGGTAGCGCTGCATCGGATATTGAGTGAAATGTTCAAGGAGTGGGAGAAACAGAAACCACTTGTGCATCTGCGCGTTCGGACCTTACTCTATCAGTTTGTGCATGATCTGCTTCATCAAATACAGGTGCACGGTGTAAGCCCGGCGAAACGTGATTTGGCAGCTCAGGTCGCCGCTATTATCCATGAACATTATGCGGAGTCTATTACGCTGGAATCACTGGCGGAAAGCGTGAATTACAGCATTCCCCATTTATCCTCTTATTTTAAAATCCGTACAGGGCTTAGCCCAATTGACTACTTAATCAAGGTGCGCATGGATAAGGCAGCGGCACTGCTGCTTGAAACAGATGCTACACTGAAGGAAATTGCTGAGGGCATCGGCTATCAAGACCCAAGCTATTTGGGCAGGCTGTTCAAAAAATACAAGGGTGTTTCTCCAATTCGTTATAGAGAAGTGCATGCCGGCAAGAAGATACTAGAAGATTGTCCTGCCATAACCATGGAATCCTCCATTGTCCCTCCTGAACCATTTAACTATACTAATATCATTGATAACGATTATCAGTATCATGGTATCAGAGAGGGAGATTCATTCATGTTTAAACATTCAAGGCCTACGCTGGCATCAGTATTGCTGCTAAGCTTCATTCTGATGCTGAGCGCATGCGGCACGAATGATGCTGTGGAGCAGCCGCAGACCAAAATCGTTACAACGGTTAACGGTGATGTAGAGGTACCGCTTCATCCGAAACGAATCGTTGCGGGGGAGTATCTTGGTAGTCTTATTGCGCTTGGCATTACACCCATCGGAACATCCGATCATCATATTAAAAATCCTTACTTCCAGGAATATTTGAAAGATGTTGATAATATAGGGGACGGTAATGGCAATGTAGAGAAAATCTTATCGCTTGAACCGGACTTGATTATTATGGATGACTTCTATCCTGAGCTGAATGAGCAGATGTCAAAAATAGCGCCTATTGTCGTCATTCCGTACGCTTCCTTAAAAACGGTACATGAGGAGGTCGCATATTTCGGCGAGCTGCTTGGCCAAGAAGAAAAGGCGAAGGCCTGGCTTGCCGATTATGACACACGTACCGCCAGTGCCAAAGAAGACGTATTGAAGGTTATACCTGCAGACAGCACATTTTCAGTTATTGAAATGAGTGAAAAAAGCTTGATGGCTGTCGGAACCGGCTTCGGTAAAGGCGGACAGCCGGTATACAATGGATTCGGCTTTAAGCCTCCAGCGGCTGTCACAGCCGAAATGGCCGATCCCGGCTGGGCTTCATTCTCTGCGGAAGTATTGCCAAAGTATGCGGGAGATTATATTATACTGACCTCCGATTCGGAAACGCTGGATGAACTCAAAGCAGACCCGATCTGGGGGGCGCTTCCAGCAGTCAAAAATGATCATGTGTTTTTATGGACAAGTGATCGCTCTGGCTACTGGGACCCGATAGCTATTCTGAGCCAGACCGAAGAATTGGCAGCCTGGCTGACAAGCCTCTAA
- a CDS encoding leucine-rich repeat domain-containing protein, which produces MCLKRRMYMPAKLMKNIIVICLVLVFLPATSIRAASVITDPALAKAVRAELELPAKKELKAVDLKKLESLYPSESKAKITSLQGLEYAVNIESLFLPGQKIKNIKPLSKLKKLTFLAVEENQITDLSPISGLSSLEKLVVDGNMIKSLVPLKNLNKLTDLLASNNQVEDLSPIKKLKLEWLLLSGNKIQDLTPLKNHPTLEHLYLDDNLIQDIEVLETLPQLQEVSLANNPLNEQAEQVIQELENNGVIVNLEDNGDTQPE; this is translated from the coding sequence ATGTGCTTGAAAAGGAGAATGTATATGCCTGCTAAGCTAATGAAAAATATCATCGTGATTTGTTTGGTTCTCGTATTCTTACCGGCTACATCCATTCGGGCTGCATCCGTCATTACAGACCCGGCTTTGGCGAAAGCCGTTCGCGCGGAATTAGAGCTGCCGGCTAAGAAAGAACTGAAGGCAGTTGATTTGAAGAAGCTGGAATCTTTGTATCCTAGCGAATCTAAGGCTAAAATCACCAGTTTACAAGGTCTTGAATATGCGGTTAACATCGAGAGCTTATTTCTGCCCGGCCAAAAGATAAAGAATATTAAACCGCTAAGCAAGTTGAAAAAGTTAACGTTCTTAGCAGTTGAGGAGAATCAGATTACTGACCTTTCACCGATTTCCGGGTTAAGTTCTCTAGAGAAGCTGGTTGTTGACGGTAACATGATAAAAAGTCTAGTGCCGTTAAAAAATCTAAATAAGCTGACCGATCTTCTTGCCAGCAACAATCAGGTGGAAGACCTAAGTCCCATTAAGAAATTGAAGTTAGAATGGCTCTTACTGAGCGGGAATAAAATTCAAGATTTGACGCCGTTAAAAAATCATCCAACATTGGAACATCTCTATCTAGACGATAACCTCATCCAGGATATTGAAGTGCTCGAAACGTTGCCCCAATTACAAGAAGTATCTTTGGCAAACAACCCGCTGAATGAGCAAGCGGAGCAGGTTATCCAAGAGCTGGAGAACAATGGTGTCATAGTAAATTTGGAAGATAACGGGGATACTCAGCCGGAGTAA
- a CDS encoding helix-turn-helix transcriptional regulator → MAKWDNMLSMLWMLRSGRKLTAAQIADSLEISIRTVYRYIDALCASGVPVVAESGHDGGIHILESFRETPLFFNSVELKALVDAFKFAQGAGYPYTEELESALEKVKNGLHEEQRDDLSRQTSGLDVISPVRPPSGVLLLRDLEQAAKDGRTVCIAYRKENAGQADERNVDPYGLAYDRNEWYVVAFCHRSLAMRTFRVDRIARLEPTEARFEKPEHFSASAYFHDQSKRKREADGPLTVIRIEGEPDTLNAVCRHWYLRHYLTERTDREARFLLDVPTMNKYLPMYLLTFGPAICIREPLELKRQIQEMAYGIAKHYEDDPD, encoded by the coding sequence TTGGCAAAATGGGATAATATGCTATCCATGCTTTGGATGCTACGCTCCGGTAGGAAACTCACCGCCGCACAGATCGCGGACAGTTTGGAGATCAGCATCCGCACCGTGTACCGGTATATCGACGCATTATGCGCCAGCGGTGTGCCAGTCGTTGCGGAATCGGGCCACGACGGCGGCATTCACATTCTGGAAAGCTTCAGGGAGACGCCATTATTCTTCAATTCCGTAGAGCTGAAGGCGCTTGTGGACGCGTTCAAATTTGCGCAAGGTGCTGGCTATCCGTATACCGAAGAGCTGGAAAGCGCATTGGAGAAAGTGAAGAATGGGCTGCACGAAGAGCAGCGCGACGATCTGTCCCGCCAGACGAGTGGCTTGGATGTGATTTCTCCGGTGCGTCCGCCTTCCGGTGTTCTGTTGTTGCGGGACCTGGAGCAGGCGGCGAAGGATGGGCGAACGGTCTGCATCGCCTATCGTAAGGAGAACGCAGGACAGGCCGACGAACGTAACGTCGATCCATACGGGTTGGCTTACGACCGGAACGAATGGTATGTTGTCGCGTTTTGCCATCGGTCGCTGGCAATGCGGACGTTCCGCGTAGATCGTATCGCGCGGCTGGAGCCAACCGAAGCGCGGTTCGAAAAGCCGGAGCATTTCTCCGCGTCTGCCTATTTCCACGACCAGTCTAAGCGGAAACGGGAGGCGGACGGACCGCTGACGGTCATCCGTATCGAGGGGGAGCCCGACACGTTGAACGCGGTTTGCCGCCACTGGTATCTACGCCACTATTTGACGGAAAGGACCGATCGTGAGGCGCGGTTTCTGCTCGACGTTCCGACGATGAACAAGTACCTTCCGATGTATTTGCTGACGTTTGGTCCGGCCATTTGTATACGGGAGCCGCTGGAGCTGAAGCGTCAGATTCAGGAAATGGCTTACGGAATCGCAAAACATTACGAAGACGATCCCGATTGA